One window from the genome of Bacillus rossius redtenbacheri isolate Brsri chromosome 12, Brsri_v3, whole genome shotgun sequence encodes:
- the LOC134537505 gene encoding uncharacterized protein LOC134537505: protein MSVVAAAGEDDESESCVVFECTHKSWVENIDPEKLQVLADMYDSGSCTDVVIQCTDHHLIHAHRDVLAARSQLFSLALKKSSRKCSVLEVKYLPFKYVKALVDLMYHNRVVVKRTDARSLTYLMEQFQLRGAFGEMGPYGLLARLSGAKLLGEHFDRLYEYTVATPVPKVRQPRGTQRPAAESRRTFLPRGRAKVCKPDTATNREQVKRETQSPVAESRGTFLPRGGAKVCKPDTAANQEQVKRETQSHVAESGSTFLPRGGAKVCKPDTAANHEQQTAVRREPASLGCLVQEGQLQAEQAETSPELKQSAAVHNTRSKRLKVEAEEPCHAAVATNQRAGGRKRGRKPSASASKAASAPVAVPWTPVAKRISKAKRIPAATHSISSLNGTGRSQVSTECPTACATPTQAAVPRFANVDSQGNKIPRPPNAFMIFGQDFRKLLADGERRGQQQGHLGGPGAGVGRAVGLRAGRLLPAAGDVQAGSPGPLPGVHLQPCASAPSQGSAQTNLLAGPRS, encoded by the exons ATGAGCGTGGTCGCGGCAGCGGGGGAGGACGACGAGTCGGAATCGTGCGTGGTGTTCGAGTGCACGCACAAGTCCTGGGTGGAAAACATCGATCCGGAGAAGCTGCAG GTGTTGGCGGACATGTACGACAGCGGCAGCTGCACGGACGTGGTGATCCAGTGCACCGACCACCACCTGATACACGCCCACCGCGACGTGCTAGCTGCGCGCAGCCAGCTCTTCAGT TTGGCCTTGAAGAAGTCGTCGCGCAAGTGCAGCGTGCTGGAAGTGAAGTACCTGCCTTTCAAGTACGTGAAGGCACTCGTCGACCTCATGTACCACAACCGAGTGGTG GTGAAGCGCACGGACGCCAGGAGCCTGACGTACCTGATGGAGCAGTTCCAGCTGCGTGGGGCATTCGGGGAGATGGGCCCGTATGGGCTGCTGGCGCGGCTCTCCGGCGCCAAGCTGCTGGGCGAGCACTTTGACCGCCTGTACGAGTACACGGTCGCCACCCCCGTGCCCAAG GTGCGGCAGCCACGGGGGACGCAGCGCCCCGCCGCGGAGTCTCGTAGAACGTTCCTGCCGAGGGGCAGGGCCAAGGTCTGCAAGCCGGACACTGCGACCAACCGTGAGCAA GTGAAGCGGGAGACGCAGAGCCCTGTCGCTGAGTCTCGCGGCACTTTCCTGCCGAGGGGCGGGGCCAAGGTCTGCAAGCCAGACACTGCAGCCAACCAAGAGCAA GTGAAGCGGGAGACGCAGAGCCATGTCGCGGAGTCTGGCAGCACGTTCCTGCCGAGGGGCGGGGCCAAGGTCTGCAAGCCAGACACTGCAGCCAACCACGAGCAA CAGACCGCTGTGCGTCGAGAGCCTGCCTCGCTGGGATGCCTGGTCCAGGAAGGGCAGCTGCAG GCGGAGCAAGCGGAAACGAGTCCTGAGCTTAAGCAGTCAGCTGCCGTTCACAACACTCGCAGTAAACGCCTCAAG GTGGAGGCGGAGGAACCGTGCCACGCGGCCGTGGCGACCAATCAAAGGGCCGGTGGGAGAAAGCGTGGAAGGAAGCCCAGCGCCTCTGCTTCGAAGGCAGCCAGCGCCCCG GTAGCTGTCCCGTGGACTCCCGTGGCCAAAAGGATTTCCAAGGCCAAAAGGATTCCTGCGGCCACTCACTCAATCTCAAGTCTCAATG GGACAGGACGCTCACAAGTATCGACTGAATGCCCCACCGCATGTGCAACGCCGACGCAGGCAGCGGTGCCACGGTTCGCCAACGTCGACTCCCAAGGCAACAAGATCCCGCGGCCGCCCAACGCCTTCATGATCTTCGGGCAGGACTTCCGCAAACTGCTGGCCGACGGAGAGCGCAG GGGACAGCAACAAGGTCATCTCGGTGGCCCTGGGGCAGGCGTGGGGCGGGCTGTCGGACTGCGAGCGGGCCGCCTACTACCAGCTGCAGGAGACGTACAAGCAGGCTCACCAGGCCCGCTTCCCGGGGTACACCTACAGCCCTGCGCAAGCGCGCCGTCTCAAGGCTCTGCGCAAACGAACCTGCTAGCTGGACCCCGCAGTTAA